CCAGTGTAGCCCCACGCTGGAGACGGGGGCAAAAGACGCTCAGCTCACGGGGGTAAAGCAGCAGCGGGATGAACGGCGGATTCAGGATTATATgatactttattttattgatatttttCTTTGAATCTCCGCCTCTACTGTTGTTGTTTCTCTTCGAACAGCTGCAGCTCTAATGGAGTCCTGCGTGCTGACGTCACCGGAAATTCCTTCACAGCGCCGAGGAGGAGCCATTAGAGTAAGGGCGGAAGTGAAATTTGACCTCACTCAACtgaattttattcattcataaattgCCTCTTTAGCcaccgatttatcctggtcagggtcacagtgggtctgattaattgggcgaaaggcaggataCACGCCGCTTTTGTTCATTAACTTTGCATTTTGTTAACTGacacttttattaaaacacTTGGGCAagtgggcaagctgtagcctagtggttaagatactggactagtaaccagaaggtcactggttcaagccacaccactgccaggttgctgctgttggtcccctgagcaaggcccttaaccctcaattgctcagactgtatactgtaactgtaatgtaagtcgcttcggataaatgcgtctgctaaatgctgtaaatgaaatCATTCTTACTTTGCATCATTTTTCCCCACACATCTAAAACTTTTGCACAGTActgtacaaaacacacacacacacatatacaccgatcagccataacgttaaaaccaccttcttgtttccacattcacagtccattttatcagctccacttaccatatagaagccagtgatagctcagtggttaaggtactggactaataaacagaaggttgctggttcaagccccgccaccaccaagttgccactgttgggtttctgagcaaggccctaaaccctcaattgctcatcgtgttctgctcattgtgtaagtcgctttggataaaagcgtctgctaaatcataaaaatgtaaatgtggaagcactttgtagttctacagttactgactgtaatccatctgtttttctgcgtgctttgttagccctctttcaccctgttcttcaatgatcaggacccccacaggaccaccacagagcaggtattatttaggtggtggatgattctcagtactgcagtaacactgacatggtggtggtgtgttagtgtgtgttgtgctggtatgagtggatcagacacagcagccctgctggagtttttaaacacctcactgtaactgctggactgagaatagtccaccaaccaaaaatatccagccaacagcaccccgtgccgtgaaggtctagaacatgaccgactcaaacagcagcagtagatgagcgatcgtctccgactttacatctacaaggtggaccaactaggtaggagtgtctaatagagtggacagtgagtggacatggcattttaaaactccagcagcgctgctgtgtctgatccactcataccagtcagtttcactgcagtactgagaatcatccaccacctaaataatacctgctctgtggtggtcctgtgggggtcctgaccattgaagaacagagtgaaagcaggttaaaaaggtatgtagagaaacagatggactacagtcagtaattgtagaactacaaagtgcttctatatggtaagtggagctgataaaatggacagtgagtgtagaaacaaggaggtggttttaatgttatggttgatctgtgtatatataaaatccaACAAAGGAAGTAAAACATCATGAGTCATGagtttagtctatttttatttacagtgtgtAATGTCAGAGCTTTGATTGCAGTGTATACTAGTATCCAGATGTATCCAGTCAGGCCCTTATTAAGATATCATGCAGGACACTGTATCACATTACAAGCAGTTAATGGTTTATTAAAGATGGTAGTGCTACATTTCTACAGCTGGTTAGTTATAGGCCTTTTGACTGTGGTTGAATTCACCATATTTCATATCAGGGGATTTCCTAAGCTGCTTGTGTACTTGTCCTCAGGTCCAGGCGGGTATCTGATGAGGCAGTGTGGGTAAAACAGTAGTGCCGTTATTACCAGGTGGTTTATCTTTCCCCTTCATGAAGAAGGTGAGCAGTTCTCCTTTACCCTTTACGTAGATGGGGCCCCTGCGTACAAATCGGAATCCATACTCTCTCAGAATCTTATAGCAGTCCTCCACCACCTGGGGGTAGCAGATATAATGTTAAAAACTTACATACTGTAGTTTACACAAAGTCATTGTAAGATAAAGATCAAGAAGGCCAGCTCCATAGTGGGGTCTGAACAGGACTCAGTTCAGCAGGTAGCAGAGTTAAGAATGCTCACAAAGCTTAACTCGATTATCAAAAACAATTCACACCCACTTCATACCCTGGAGGTGTTTCgacagagcaccttcagtcacagactgattcctcctaaatgcaggactgaacgcTACAGAAAATCTTTTCTTATAACTGCTATCAGCCTGTTTAACAATTCATAATAAtccaaataaatcatttataataaatacctacttctgtatgctatgcatgcaccattaaaccaatgtttacatacctcaataaatactaattttgtatgctatgcatacacCATAAAAAGTTTACGTAtatagtaccatactgtacatttttattcgtattgcttgtttttacactgtaagtgaatgttgtatgtatacaagaagttgttgttgtctgatgtgagctgctgtaacaaagaaatttcctgcaaaggatcaataaagaatctgtctatctatctatctataaagcttttttttttattttttttttatttcttttcacgTGACCGGGTTTCATAAAGAGTGGTATTACATATATtacatatggagagtcacacactgcaaTCCATGAATCAACCATTCTTGTGCAGACTCCTCAACCGGCCAGCAGCGGCCACAGTTGCAGCATTTATGAGGAAATAATTTGACCATTCCTTCCTCAAAACAAGGCAGTTGTGCCTGTTTGGGCACCCGGCTGGTCGATGGCAcacctgagatttgaacttgaaaGCTTGAGATCTAACAGTTGGTCGGATAGCACATTACACCACTGCGCCAACTGTGCGTCCAGGATAAAGCACTGAACAATCCTGCTGGCCAATGCAAGTGAAGTCTCCGgctgcttctttacaccagccagtggTAGTTTCTCACAAAGTACCGTATTGCATACACAGTATTACGCTATGCTTTATGTGTTCTTCTACTACTTATCCCAGTGACTCCACCAGACAACAGGAGTCACTGTTGTAGCGACAATGAGGAGAAACTCCCTAATTCCCTCTGACATGATTAACTGTGTCTCTTGAGCGCTCAGTCAGGATGGTAGCACCTCCGAGACTCGAACTCAGAATATACAACAGGTGTGGTGTTAACTACTGGGGTTTACATACTCTactagtttgtgtgtgtgtgttttacctggATATTACCCATAACTCCAGTGGACTCCATACGGCTAGCCACATTTACAGTGTTTCCCCAAATATCATAGTGAGGCTTCCGAGCTCCGATCACACCTGCCAACACACCCCCCATATTCAAacctgaaaacacacacacacacacacaataaatagttgtgatttttgtaaatataagatTTCTCTGGTTAATAACTGGAACACTTTTGTTGATGTGGCCTTTGGTGTAAATAAATTCCTGAAAGAGTTTTTGGTTCAGGATGTAAAGACTCACCGATACGCAGCATGAAGCTGTTGAAGCTCTGTTTGTTTAGGTTATTCAGTGTGACCTTCATCGCTAAAGCGAAATCAGCCAGATCTGCTAAGTGCTGCCATCTCTCCAAAATACACTGATCCTCCtcctaacacacagacacacacacacacacacacacacacacacacacacacacacacacacacacactttattacaTGTGAAGATTGTAAAATCATCTGACTGTGAGCTGTCATGTAATTATttcatgtatatatacagaagaTGCAGCATAGTAAAGTTCTGACTGGAACCCAATAGAGATGCTGTGATCTGATAAGCAGATCTGGCATCCTCCAAAGTGATGTAAAGTACTGTAAGTGTTCAGTTCCAGTCAGTGCTGGTAATGGTGTTGCAATCAGTTACAaattagaagaagaagatatactttatttgtcatatatacatatacacgtgtgcagtacaatgaaattctttcttcgcatatcccagcttgtttgaaagatggggtcagagcgcagggtcagccatcgtacagcgcccctggagcagacagggttaagggccttgctcaaggacacaacagtggctgcatagcagagcctggatttgaaccaccaatcttctggttgatagcccaaagctctacccactaggctaccactgtccctattaaAGGGGGCAATGACTTTTTCACAAGCAAGATATGGTTGTTTCCTGAATAAATCtattacataaaaaatacatttgttttatatatatatatatatatatatagtatatacagtatatgtttcagccacactcattgctCGGAGGTGTATAAAACTGTTTCCGTTTAAATGGGAACAGATTTCCACAAAtccactccaaaatcttataaAAAGTGTTCATAGGAGAGTGGAGGCTGGACACTCGagtggcgcagtggtctaaTGCACCAGCACACCACAATTCACAAATTCAAATTCCAGCAGAGCCACTGATCTGACCAGGggtccaaacaaacacaattgacCATGTTTGATATTAATGGCCATGGTTTAGGTAAGGGATGCACAACAAACTCATGCCctagtgtccacatattttggccatgtagtgtaaacGCACATGCTTATCTTACCTTGCGGTTGCTGTATCCATTAGTGTTACTCTCTGGTGTCACACCCGAAGCAGCCATGTACGTGCTGCCAATCGTCTTTATTTTGGTGATACAGAGAAATTCCTGCCGGTCCAGCAGCTGAATGGGGTTCAAACAGCAAATAAATACAAGTTTTGCAAAAGTTCTTTTTATTTGACAGAAAAGCTTTATATGGACATCCATTATATGGATAGCTCAGAGGCTGTGAAAAAGAAGAAGTCTGAATGGAACCAGTTTAAGCTAAATGAACTGAGAATAGAGGAACTGACCGAGTCAAAGTCTGAGATGATCTCGTTGAGGATCCTCAGGCACTCAATGCCGCCATTGTTGATGCTCTCCTCCGTGTAGAAGTCCGAGAAGTTCGGGATTGATGCAAACATCACTCCGATCTCATCATACGACTGGCTGTACAACTCCTAACACACACGTGAAGATAAAAACACACAGTAGGCCCAGATAGTTTAAAGAAAACTACTTAGTTAAAAGCTAGTTTTCCTCAAACCATGTGTGAGAAAAAGCAAAAGAGAGCTTAACCAATGATATCACTGTGTCTGTGACATGCAGGGGGTCCAAACATCAATGTAAAGGCATAAGCTAGAGGGGACCATTAGTTATAAATAAAAGGGAGTCTAAGAATTATAGTTGAGGCCTTACATTGCTTGATACAGACACAGTGATGTCAGTAAAttagttttgtattttttttgtttatgaatAGTTAAAATACTGTCACTTTTGAAAGCTCTGCCAATAAACATACTTGTATTTTATTGCTTTGTACCATTTTGGAAATAATTAAATTTCCTGGGCACTCTGGCAACCTCTACATGACACAAACAATGGCTGCAAACTCTAGGAAATAATGTTGCAGCAGCAAGAAGTTCCTCATCTAGCCTTTTTTCACTAAAACATCCAGCCCAGCCAGACCAGTGGGACCATGGCAGTGGCAGTGATGGTAATGGGATTCATGGATTCTGTAAGCAGATCTCGTACCTCGTCTCGTTTTTTGGAGCCTAGAAAGTGTCTGGCGACGTGTTCAGGCAGCATGTTGGTGACCAGAGCCTCGTTATATGTCCTCATCTCATACACGCGTTCTTTTTGATCATGAACCTCAATCTTCCAGAGAAACAACTTACGTGACTGACGTTCCACCTGAGACAAAAGAGTTCCtttactataaataaatataattattaatgacaataataacaatgatgatTAATGATGTATTCTCTTTTTGTACATTATAAAAATACTAAACACTATTTAAATaagtattgattattattatgttagaCAATATTCATTACAGTGTATGTTACTGTGTGTGAGACGCACATGCCGAGCAAAGTAGTAGAAGCTAATCATCATGATGACTATCATCACTGTCATCAGATATTTGGAAGGAACCAAGAAatacctgcatatacacacacacacacaaacacacacatcaaagtaatgataaagtgtaaaaaacataACCTGAAGTTACTGACAACAGTATAAACACACCCTCACCTGTAGTTCAGGTAGAATATAAACACACCCTCACCTGTAGTTCTGAAAGCGGAAGAAGTCGTAAATTTCATAGATGTTTCTCCAGCTGTAGATGTCAACGGCGGTTGTTGCCACAGTGATCAGCATCATTAGAGCCAACTTTACGAGATGGCTGACCTGGACGAGCATTGTGGTTGCCACAAGCGAGAGCACGGCTATGAAGCTGTAGTGTTTGGGGTTATCGGCACAGCCACCAACACCCTTAAATGGTAAACTGGAGCTGATGTTCAGCAACTGGATGGGGGGTTCAACACAActaagctacacacacacataagcacaAGGTTGGCGTTACTATAGATGAATATAAAAATGCAGAATtaataaaaaggagaaaaaatgaaaacacaaacaaattcTTCTCACCATGTCGGCCACCTCTGCCATCGCTAGAACAAAAATGGCCGCCATCGCCCAGGTGTTCCGAGCCCATCGTGTGTGATCGATCCACAATGAAAATGACACGAGTCTCTCTGGGAATAGctacaacaaacaaaaataaaacaaaaagtgaTTAACATCAAAGAATAAACAGATTATAAagccaaaaaaaataaagaaaaagaacacgACACAAGACAAGAACACACAACTCCAACTCCACACAACTCCAACTCCACACAACTCCAACATCAACATTTAGAACCtcagacaaaaacacaaaggcAGAAACAATCAGAGGCTCCACTAATAGATTTAGCAATACATGAACTATTGTCTAATTTAGTATTTGCTTTACTCGTGGAAAAATGGCTGCCAGGGAGCAGATGGTCAGGATGATGAGCAGAACTTCAGCCACTGCCAGCGTTACATAGTTCACCGTCAGCCTATCAGAAACAtcataaaaacaacattaatttAAGGATTTCCATTTCACAACATAAGACGTTTAACTAACTCTGAGATGTTTAAATGCTGACTTAATGTTTTTCACAGGGTATCACCCACAGGTACAGCTCAGGGTAATTTAAATTAGCCAATACACCTTCAGCATGCCCCTTTTAGGTATGTGAAAGGAGAACCAAAAGGAACCCACACATAGGTATGGAAAGAACACAACATGGGGATGGAACAGGTCACACATTACTGTACCTTTAATTGGCAGTAATATGGGTGTGATTTGAGCAGGAATTTTGGGCCCTTCTGTGCTTTGCTAGAGACACTATataggcaaaagtatgtggacaccactccttTTTACTAAAATAGGCATTTTATCCACACCCATTTCTAACAATGCCTACAAATTGTGGCAACGGtcttttctgttccagtatgactgggCTTGAGGTGACCTCAAGCCCaccaaacacctttgggatgaattggaacactggttgcaagccaggccttgtcCAACATCAACGCCTCACCccataaatgctcttttaatgAAAGGGTACAGATTTCCACATTTTAAAATggaatgttcaacaagctcatatgTCCATAGATGTCaaacttttggacatatagtggTTTTGAGGGACACTGCAGGAAGGTGGGTACACAACATATTCTTAACTAGAagaaagataatcagtgttggctcagcagttaaggttaAAGCTCAGCCACTGataatttgccactgttgggcctccgagcaaggccctttatccTCAATAACTTGGAAGTGTTTTTGGCTACACACGTCAACATGCTGTGAATGTACTGAGGTTTTACAGATATATTAAAAGTTACAGTGATGTTGAGTACATGTTCTTCTTTGATTGTAGACTCACTGTGGGTCGATGAGAACTTCCATAGCCGAGGTGAAGAACAGAACCACACAGCTGCAGCTGAGCGCCACACCCGTCTGCCGTTCTTTTTCAGATAAAAATAGAGACTCGTGTTCCGAATCTATGAAGCGCAGAGAGAGTGCGGCGGTGCTCCTCTCCTTCATCCTGACAACAGaggaaaggagaaaaaaaatgacTGGAGAATAGGGGAGAGGAAAAGAAATGACTGGAGAATAGGGGAGAGGAAAAGAGATGACTGGAGAATAGGGGAGAGGAAAAGAGATGACTGGAAGGGGGGTTAGAGTCTAGGAGCGAAGGAGAGGCCTGGAGAGGAGAAAAAAGGTCGAGAAGAGAGCAGAACAGATCCCACCCGATGTTCAATTCATGTTTAGTAAGGCCATGTTCAAGTTCAATACGACCTTGGCTTTGGCGTCTGTGTCTGCGATAGTTTGTGTGCTCACGTTTCTTCAGACTCTCTTTCGAGCAGTGCTTTGGTTAATAGTCTGTTCCGCTCCTGTTCGTTCTCCATCCCTCCATCGTCCTTGCTGCCCAGCTGCAGCTTCTAAAACACAACCAACATTGATGAAATAACCTTTAAACTGAAGCAACTTGGCTTGTGAtgatacaattcaagcaactcGGCCCTGTTCATAGGCCCAACAGAGCTGACGAGGCTTAAACCTATgactttttaattaataatgtcagtgatgtgttttaatgaagttctgttctttaatgtaatCATAAAACAATTCCAAAACAAGGAAATCTTCATCTGACCTTTGAATCGTCTCCGTCCATATCATTTGTGATGGCTCGGACCGAACTCACACTGCCCTTGGTCTCCATCGTAGCAATGAGTGGAGCAGCACTCCCATTGGTCATGGGTTCAGCCATCTAATAAAAGCAGTTAGAGAATATGGACAAGGGTGGGATTATAGAGaaaaaaacatatacagtgataccttgtaactgaacgtcccctaaactcaaaatttatgaaactcaacgcccttcgtcaagaaatttgtacccttaaactcagcaTTTCCTCAACTCAACGTGTGTAAGAaataaactcaacgtgtgtgcgactgctgctttgttcagcgctcggcttgagcggtaaaacgtcatcaaagtgcgaatacaagacgaatctgcatttgtgtggaataaccatcaaattcactctgaaagctccacatgtatctatctggatttttcttctgtttcacttttaaacttgtgttacagctcggggttctgagaaattgtgaaaatCAGTTTTTCTGAGAGAATCTAAAACTCTTATCGTAAAAAAAGCCTAATGTGactcaatgtattaaaagaatgacacagaaACCTTaaactcttaattattactgctcataaattcTTGccacaataaagaagtaaggctaaagtgcaggttttactgTATTCTTATATAAATTTTtagtttttcaattgtatttcagtgttttttacataatatttgtgttatttaaagtgtataagtgtcaaaaacaaccccattattagcctaaaatatatgcagttccactggaccatgaaacgcattaacaggttttccatacatccttattgaagaaaataccttaaaactcaacgccactcccagaaccaattgacgttgagtttcaaggtaccgctgtatatggAATTTTAGTGCACAATTCAGCGAGGAGTCTTCAGCCACTGCTTAACACACACCAGAcagcagtggattctcacagagagctgtaCGTGTTCGGAGTCTCATGTTATGCTTTATTTGTTCCTCCACTGCTCATGCCAgcatcctaaccctaaccctaatctaaTATATTAAACCTGGTAGAGTTTCAGTCAGCAAAATTCATTGTGTGCATGATGAAACAGAGAGAGCTTTTACTGTTATTTACCCATCCGTTGCTGACTACGCCCTCTGTGGCCTTTTCCTTGGGAACGAGTACCAGGTAGGTGTCAATACCTTTCTCCATCAGGTAGTCACAACGGTCTCCTCCATTACCTGGCTCCAACTCAAACTCACCATGCAGACAATCCATCGTTGACTGGGAGATATGTACAcgcctttacacacacacatatgtatagtatagtagtatGGCATAAtagacttttatttaataatttatttgaaATGAAATATATTTACCCTGGGATTCCTCCGGACTCCATCTTGTTGGCGACTGTAACATCAGTGGACCAGACATCAAACTGCCAACGCTTTTGTCCCAAAACTCCACCCAGGACTGTACCTGTGTGCACCCCCACCCTCATGTCCACTTCTGTCTGAGTCTTCTCACGTACGTACCTGCGCACAGGTGAATATATGTCCTCATATACTAATCTAATCCTGTTTCCTGCATGTACCTGAGCACAAGTGAGTTCAGGTGAACACAGGTGAGTCTGTCACACAGTGGTAATCTAATTAAACCTGATCTAATCTTCTCTTTCTCTTGTCTTTGTGATCAGTTCTAATTTTATAGTATAGTCATAATTTGACAATCAACATTTAAACAGAaacaaatctaagcaaataaatccttcatacctgCCTAATAATTTGTGCTGTAATTTGAAGGGTTAGATTAAAGAAGCCTGCTGGTGGCAGTAGGAAGTAGAAGGGCTTTCTTGTTTaagaaataattaatattttttactttgagaataaaatctgtttgtgtgtttatgtgtgtatgtttatttgtgtgtgtctgtgtctgtactTACGAGATAGCTTTGACCATAGCGAGACCCATCATGATGGAACAGGCAGCGTGATCTTCACGATAATCTGGCAATCCACAAATACAGTAATAACAATCACCCAAAATCTTAATGCGCAGCTGATGGtgttcctgtacacacacaaacacacacacacaaacataaatacacccacacgcacacacagaagTATTTCATACACACAGGGAATGTACATTAAATCCTGTAAATAACTAACCCCAAACCTTAAATataacccttaaccctaaccataaccctaaccataaacataacactaaccctaatcctaaatctaaccctaaacctaagcCTAAATCTAAACCTAACCTCAACCCTCAccataaccctaaacctaaccctaagtctaaccttaaacctaaccctaagTATTAAATGTATGCAGCAAaccccctggacaggtcaccagtctgtGCTGTAGTATAATTTGGTAGGAAGCTTAGCTTTGAATAGTATttcagtggtgtgtgtgtgtgtgtgtgtgtgtgtgtgtgtgtgtgtgtcttacaGCAGCTAGTTTGTCAAATCGGGCAAAAAGTTCGTTGAGCAGTTTGACGAGTTCCTGAGCGCTACAGGCCGATGAGAGCTGAGTAAACCCGACAATATCAGCAAACAGAATACTGAAATAAAGAGAGGCAGATATGAATGGTTTGTTACAGAGCAGTTTTATATtccatatgtgtgtatatagtatgtatatatataaatatatacacttgtgtgtgttacctgacgTTCTCGTGTCGGTACATGTACATCGTGTTGAACTGTTGAGCTTCCGATTTCTGATTGGCTTCATTCTTCATTCCTTGCAGCATCTCATCAGCAATGTGTTTTGGTAAAATAGATAACAACAActcctcctacacacacacaaacacacacacacatcgatCAGTAAAACAGTAGGACCACCCTCTAAAAATGTGCATGTGAGCACCTATTTGGTAGcactggtgcatgtgagggtgagggatctaacagatgttgggctgatggtagttcctTGTAGTTCACGTGTTGAATGTTAGGGCAgtgatggctcagtggttaaggtactggactagtaaacaagcCACaccaagccccgccaccaccaagttgccactgttaaccttcgattgctcatcgtgttcagctcattg
The sequence above is drawn from the Trichomycterus rosablanca isolate fTriRos1 chromosome 9, fTriRos1.hap1, whole genome shotgun sequence genome and encodes:
- the LOC134319793 gene encoding adenylate cyclase type 3-like, whose amino-acid sequence is MCAVVFTPDKMAMVAAAVAGLVADAVLYALCRFHVLPEAMMHLAVPYSLWLLITLHILLYVGFNFAGFNEANDAVGWQTFFTFSFFLTMPLPLAHILVLVVIACGAHTTMLAVLVPLRMLGDLQSSVLVRQLFANVMLYLGSVVVGVMSYFMSDRKYRTAFLEAKQSLEVSLTLKEQSQQQEELLLSILPKHIADEMLQGMKNEANQKSEAQQFNTMYMYRHENVSILFADIVGFTQLSSACSAQELVKLLNELFARFDKLAAEHHQLRIKILGDCYYCICGLPDYREDHAACSIMMGLAMVKAISYVREKTQTEVDMRVGVHTGTVLGGVLGQKRWQFDVWSTDVTVANKMESGGIPGRVHISQSTMDCLHGEFELEPGNGGDRCDYLMEKGIDTYLVLVPKEKATEGVVSNGWMAEPMTNGSAAPLIATMETKGSVSSVRAITNDMDGDDSKKLQLGSKDDGGMENEQERNRLLTKALLERESEETMKERSTAALSLRFIDSEHESLFLSEKERQTGVALSCSCVVLFFTSAMEVLIDPQLTVNYVTLAVAEVLLIILTICSLAAIFPRLFPERLVSFSLWIDHTRWARNTWAMAAIFVLAMAEVADMLSCVEPPIQLLNISSSLPFKGVGGCADNPKHYSFIAVLSLVATTMLVQVSHLVKLALMMLITVATTAVDIYSWRNIYEIYDFFRFQNYRYFLVPSKYLMTVMIVIMMISFYYFARHVERQSRKLFLWKIEVHDQKERVYEMRTYNEALVTNMLPEHVARHFLGSKKRDEELYSQSYDEIGVMFASIPNFSDFYTEESINNGGIECLRILNEIISDFDSLLDRQEFLCITKIKTIGSTYMAASGVTPESNTNGYSNRKEEDQCILERWQHLADLADFALAMKVTLNNLNKQSFNSFMLRIGLNMGGVLAGVIGARKPHYDIWGNTVNVASRMESTGVMGNIQVVEDCYKILREYGFRFVRRGPIYVKGKGELLTFFMKGKDKPPGNNGTTVLPTLPHQIPAWT